One genomic segment of Equus quagga isolate Etosha38 chromosome 20, UCLA_HA_Equagga_1.0, whole genome shotgun sequence includes these proteins:
- the HEATR4 gene encoding HEAT repeat-containing protein 4, which translates to MLEKIWKTDIHRLLVDTNWYLATPPGLASGPGSVEGSICWETMTKTQKGKTFLSHRFQQSLPPRLGWGLIFSYLKPRNKEECTSVSGVPPVFHFSPQYCAHLKSQYLKKAATNLTFSQEVVWQQGLPSISYSQYSFDHLYNVHDIIQPPQIRRARPQKSISFKFLDSSGPSARVTFQAVRTESSANLKKKLKEAEPASLVQETSCPLILQSCRDPDTLRLSLSPDVNLEDREAWLPPAEKEARAWEAVVLEKLNKRTARWIQNKRPLRSGVSPNKWQSFLRQQYDWSHIRDELTSDSDLELLKQLEEEETAEFEGQTVILPTQENKKPELLLPVYYRLPNYLPQVQTIETMPDNNIAEDISGKRSICQPRNQSYFRQVNSRAGKFAYSTDNTFEQEIYFDKVQVIHKIGAKRDQIFLENLNRYDKQLCTVFPQSPERWTSQPVPEAPCRPVKGTLRWTALPTPAKDLLLQAGEEDAPIKTRRPKKLSKSLKEDVTWELVVLQRMLQEWKTAWARIIEWHHETVEGLLRSLGDMHDDTRIQAILTCATAALERPRIVTSQGDSDKEPVKAPPIQDLPEVLQPALEAALCDKNEHVRMAAAVCQYAIQSHNPVARDIMQTALLKGNSVDSWAAAQCLALEGAATYPVIKRILHQLFTKRNEETEHQSCMLLSHLSGKTTLIHTLLAVELNSRQWKDRIVACRAVSQISGSVSLDMKHKLIQLMLNDWHKEVRQAAAQALGHKSLGKEVHDTIRVKLSQGNPQERVEALSLIGRLKLMTAKLLPSFLNCFSDDFMAVRRAACLAAGALQIRDEMVLECLLNLTQRDPYWKIKAFAIRALGQIGQVSPQVTDLLLWAIHYEESPGVRLEACRSILALKLQGDRVRDTFLDVLLLENHNAVLKEIHQAMKILNLENEGNQEMLQEIKNRIQTLSQKDLLTQKVFKIEMVIGKVKEEAKRVYLQPKEGQKPLKFNSFLQETFKGRSPGGESRVFTPFNKTFP; encoded by the exons GTACCTGGCCACCCCTCCAGGCCTTGCCTCTGGACCAGGCAGTGTGGAAGGAAGCATTTGCTGGGAAACAATGACCAAGACCCAAAAGGGAAAGACTTTTCTCTCCCACCGTTTCCAGCAGTCACTCCCCCCACGGCTGGGATGGGGCTTGATTTTCTCTTACTTAAAACCAAGAAACAAGGAGGAGTGCACCTCCGTCTCCGGTGTGCCTCCAGTCTTCCACTTCAGCCCTCAGTACTGTGCACACCTCAAGAGCCAATATTTGAAAAAGGCCGCAACGAACCTTACCTTCTCTCAGGAGGTGGTGTGGCAGCAAGGGCTGCCCAGCATTTCTTATAGCCAGTACAGCTTTGACCATCTCTACAATGTACACGACATCATCCAGCCTCCTCAGATCAGGAGGGCCCGACCTCAGAAATCCATCAGCTTCAAGTTCTTGGATTCTTCAGGTCCCTCAGCAAGGGTCACCTTCCAGGCTGTGAGGACAGAAAGCTCTGCCAATCTTAAGAAGAAGCTGAAGGAAGCAGAGCCAGCAAGCTTAGTCCAGGAAACATCTTGCCCTCTCATTCTTCAATCCTGTAGGGATCCAGACACACTACGTCTGTCACTTTCTCCAGATGTGAACCTGGAGGACAGGGAAGCCTGGCTTCCGCCGGCTGAGAAGGAGGCCAGAGCCTGGGAGGCCGTTGTGCTGGAAAAGCTGAACAAGCGCACTGCCCGATGGATCCAGAACAAGCGTCCTCTAAGGTCTGGTGTATCCCCCAACAAGTGGCAGAGCTTCTTGCGCCAGCAGTATGACTGGAGTCACATCCGGGATGAGCTCACTTCTGACAGCGACCTGGAGCTCTTGAAACAgctagaggaagaagagacagcagaATTTGAGGGTCAAACTGTCATCCTGCCCACCCAGGAAAATAAGAAGCCAGAACTGCTGCTTCCTGTTTATTACAG ATTGCCCAATTACTTGCCACAAGTGCAGACTATTGAAACCATGCCTGACAATAATATCGCTGAGGATATCAGTGGAAAGAGGAGCATCTGCCAGCCCCGAAACCAGAGCTACTTCCGACAAGTAAATTCCCGAGCTGGAAAGTTTGCTTACTCCACAGACAACACCTTTGAACAGGAGATTTACTTTG ATAAAGTCCAGGTCATCCACAAGATTGGTGCAAAGAGAGACCAAATTTTCCTGGAAAACCTCAATCGGTATGACAAGCAGCTATGTACGGTCTTCCCTCAAAGCCCAGAAAGGTGGACTTCCCAGCCAGTTCCTGAAGCAC CTTGTAGGCCTGTGAAAGGGACCCTGCGCTGGACTGCTTTGCCCACCCCAGCCAAGGATCTGCTGCTGCAGGCGGGTGAAGAGGACGCGCCCATTAAGACCAGGAGACCCAAGAAGCTGTCAAAATCACTGAAGGAGGATGTGACTTGGGAACTGGTGGTCCTGCAGAGGATGCTGCAGGAATGGAAGACTGCCTGGGCCCGAA TCATTGAGTGGCACCATGAGACAGTAGAGGGCCTGCTGCGGAGCTTGGGGGACATGCATGATGACACCCGGATCCAAGCCATCCTCACATGTGCCACAGCGGCTTTAGAACGGCCCCGGATTGTCACCAGCCAGGGGGACTCAG ACAAGGAGCCCGTGAAAGCCCCACCTATCCAGGACTTGCCAGAGGTTCTACAGCCCGCCCTGGAGGCTGCTCTTTGTGACAAGAATGAGCATGTGCGGATGGCAGCAGCGGTATGCCAATACGCCATACAGTCACATAATCCCGTTGCCCGGGACATCATGCAGACTGCCCTTTTGAAGG GTAATAGCGTGGACAGCTGGGCTGCAGCTCAGTGCTTGGCTCTGGAAGGTGCTGCCACTTACCCCGTGATTAAGAGGATCCTCCATCAGCTGTTTACCAAgaggaatgaggaaactgagcaccAGTCTTGTATGCTCCTGAGCCATCTCAGTGGGAAGACA ACCCTGATACACACCCTGCTTGCCGTGGAGCTGAACAGCCGTCAATGGAAGGATCGGATTGTGGCCTGCCGGGCTGTCTCCCAGATCAGTGGAAGTGTCAGTTTG GATATGAAACATAAGTTGATCCAGCTGATGTTGAATGACTGGCATAAGGAAGTGAGACAAGCAGCTGCCCAAGCTCTGGGGCACAAGAGCCTTGGGAAGGAGGTGCATGACACAATCAG AGTCAAACTGAGTCAAGGAAATCCCCAGGAGCGTGTGGAAGCCCTCTCCCTGATTGGTAGGCTCAAGCTCATGACCGCCAAGCTTCTCCCAAGCTTCCTGAACTGCTTCTCTGATGACTTCATGGCAGTTCGACGGGCAGCCTGTTTGGCAGCAGGTGCCCTGCAGATCCGTGATGAGATG GTCCTTGAATGCCTTCTGAATCTGACACAGAGAGATCCTTACTGGAAAATCAAGGCCTTTGCCATTCGAG CTTTGGGACAGATTGGCCAAGTGAGTCCGCAAGTGACAGACCTTCTGCTCTGGGCCATCCACTATGAAGAGTCACCAGGTGTACGACTAGAAGCTTGCCGTAGCATCCTAGCCCTGAAACTTCAAGGAGACCGGGTCAGGGACACCTTCCTAGACGTGCTGCTCCTAGAGAACCACAATGCTGTTCTAAA AGAAATTCATCAGGCAATGAAGATACTTAACTtagaaaatgaaggaaaccaAGAAATGCTTCAGGAGATCAAGAACAGG ATTCAAACACTAAGCCAAAAGGACTTGCTGACGCAGAAAGTATTCAAGATTGAGATGGTCATAGGAAAAGTGAAGGAGGAAGCAAAACGTGTTTACTTGCAACCCAAAGAGGGGCAAAAGCCACTCAAATTCAATAGTTTTCTCCAAGAAACTTTTAAAGGTAGGTCTCCTGGAGGTGAGTCCCGTGTCTTCACTCCTTTTAACAAGACTTTTCCATGA